From Thermoflavifilum aggregans, a single genomic window includes:
- a CDS encoding PAS domain S-box protein: MKLTPFLIAFLYLLIGVCWIVFSDSMLVTLAHRTGWAFAEHLQTVKGIGYVVVTAALLYVFIRKLHKQLSHAEEDYKRLFLENPQVLYVFDVQTFRFLEVNKATETQYGYTRDEFLRMTLLDIRPPEERNRFLALNHSIADKTIHFWGRWKHQRKDGQILIVEIYTHPVNFQGRDARLTYVRDVTAMVHAQEELADLENKLQAIINSTDDAIWAIDTHYRLVVFNQAFANIMQLKTGKTIQAGQTLWIPDYANIEQANRWMDAYSKAMAGEKVEFEETDVLQDGEKPRYAHVSMHPILNDQQKVIGVACILHDITSMKEQELRLKEALERYDLVTKATNDAIWDWDIPNNRVVFNEQFWQMFGYEPTEQGGQLWEENLHPDDKQRVLRGIQQALDEKQTIWADEYRLRCGDGKYKYVLDRAYILYDEHQRPVRMIGATQDIQLKKEYEQAILRQNEQLREIAYVSSHEVRGPASALMGLFTLLEEYLTAQKDLDYQELMPLIQQSLEQLDSVIHKIVDKTSRLMQ, from the coding sequence ATGAAACTTACGCCATTTTTAATTGCTTTTCTTTATCTCCTCATAGGCGTATGTTGGATTGTGTTCAGTGATAGCATGCTGGTTACACTTGCCCACCGAACGGGATGGGCATTTGCAGAGCATCTCCAAACAGTTAAAGGAATAGGTTATGTGGTGGTTACCGCAGCATTGCTATATGTTTTTATCAGAAAATTACATAAGCAACTTTCCCATGCAGAAGAAGATTACAAACGACTGTTTCTGGAAAATCCCCAGGTTTTATATGTGTTTGATGTGCAAACCTTCCGTTTTCTGGAAGTCAACAAGGCTACCGAAACCCAATACGGATATACGCGGGATGAATTTTTACGCATGACTTTGCTCGATATTCGTCCGCCTGAAGAACGAAACCGTTTTCTAGCCCTGAATCATTCCATTGCCGATAAAACCATTCATTTCTGGGGTCGATGGAAACATCAGCGCAAAGACGGACAAATTTTAATCGTAGAAATCTACACGCATCCGGTCAATTTTCAGGGCAGGGATGCTCGGCTCACCTATGTACGCGATGTAACGGCCATGGTACATGCCCAGGAAGAGCTTGCAGATCTGGAAAACAAGCTGCAGGCCATCATCAACAGTACTGACGACGCTATCTGGGCTATTGATACACATTACAGGCTGGTTGTATTCAATCAGGCATTTGCAAACATCATGCAGCTCAAAACCGGCAAAACCATACAGGCCGGGCAAACCTTGTGGATACCCGATTACGCCAACATCGAACAGGCCAACCGTTGGATGGATGCCTACAGCAAAGCCATGGCAGGAGAAAAGGTGGAATTTGAAGAAACAGATGTATTGCAGGATGGCGAAAAGCCGCGCTATGCCCACGTATCCATGCACCCGATACTGAATGATCAGCAAAAGGTTATAGGTGTAGCCTGCATTTTGCATGATATCACTTCCATGAAAGAGCAAGAACTCCGGCTGAAAGAAGCTCTCGAACGCTACGATCTGGTGACAAAAGCCACCAACGATGCGATCTGGGACTGGGATATTCCAAACAACCGGGTGGTGTTCAACGAGCAGTTCTGGCAGATGTTTGGTTATGAACCTACCGAGCAGGGTGGCCAGCTTTGGGAAGAAAATCTGCATCCGGATGATAAACAGCGGGTGCTGAGAGGCATCCAGCAAGCATTGGATGAAAAACAAACCATCTGGGCCGATGAATACCGGTTGCGCTGTGGCGATGGAAAATACAAATATGTGCTGGACAGAGCCTATATCTTGTATGATGAACATCAACGACCGGTACGCATGATCGGTGCCACACAGGATATACAACTTAAAAAAGAATATGAACAGGCTATCCTACGACAAAATGAACAACTTCGCGAAATTGCCTACGTTAGTTCACATGAAGTGCGCGGGCCTGCATCAGCACTGATGGGACTGTTTACTTTGCTGGAAGAATACCTTACAGCCCAAAAAGACCTGGACTACCAGGAGCTGATGCCACTTATCCAGCAATCACTCGAACAACTTGATTCCGTGATTCATAAGATTGTGGATAAAACCAGCCGGCTCATGCAATGA
- the holA gene encoding DNA polymerase III subunit delta, whose translation MKATSVSYPALMQQLRKKQLSPVYWLEGEEEYYIDQLLEVFENHLLSEQEKDFNLHVFYGEEADWRDVINACRQYPAFAERQVVILREAQQMPLSHLQKLEAYITHPLTSTVFVVAYKHGKTDGRTAFGRLIREKAVYFVSQPIYEEQIPQWIEQHLQETGLKATPQAIHMLAEHIGNDLTRISMELEKIRLNLKDQQVIDEHLVEQYVGISREYNVFQLQDAIGKKDMTRILHILHYFSLNPRSAPMQLVIASLYQYFVKLWQLHSMRNLTDKALADQLGIHPFFLKQYLTAARQYPKQVVERNILLLHTYNLKSVGMDQVTYDESSLLQEMIFRLIS comes from the coding sequence ATGAAAGCCACTTCAGTCAGTTACCCAGCTTTGATGCAGCAACTTCGAAAAAAACAGCTATCGCCCGTATATTGGCTGGAAGGCGAAGAAGAGTATTATATTGATCAGTTGCTGGAGGTGTTTGAAAACCACTTGCTTAGCGAACAGGAAAAGGATTTTAATCTGCATGTATTTTATGGTGAGGAGGCCGACTGGCGCGATGTGATCAATGCCTGCCGGCAATATCCGGCATTTGCAGAACGACAGGTGGTGATACTCAGGGAAGCGCAGCAAATGCCTTTGTCGCACCTGCAGAAACTGGAAGCCTACATCACCCATCCTTTAACTTCTACCGTATTTGTGGTTGCCTATAAGCATGGAAAAACAGATGGCCGCACTGCTTTTGGCAGGCTGATCCGTGAAAAAGCTGTGTATTTTGTATCACAGCCTATTTATGAAGAACAGATACCGCAGTGGATTGAACAGCATTTGCAGGAAACAGGGTTGAAAGCAACGCCACAGGCCATTCACATGCTGGCCGAACATATTGGCAATGATCTTACCCGCATCAGCATGGAGCTGGAAAAAATCAGGCTCAACCTGAAAGATCAGCAGGTAATTGATGAGCATTTGGTTGAACAATATGTAGGCATCAGCCGTGAATACAATGTTTTTCAATTGCAGGATGCCATAGGCAAAAAAGATATGACCCGCATCCTCCATATCCTGCATTATTTCAGCCTCAATCCCCGTTCAGCACCCATGCAGCTGGTAATTGCTTCTTTGTATCAATACTTTGTAAAACTCTGGCAGCTGCACAGCATGCGCAACCTTACCGACAAAGCCCTGGCCGATCAACTGGGCATTCACCCATTTTTCCTCAAGCAATATCTTACTGCTGCCAGGCAGTATCCAAAGCAAGTTGTGGAAAGAAATATTCTGCTATTACATACCTATAACCTGAAAAGCGTAGGAATGGATCAGGTAACGTATGATGAATCTTCCCTGTTGCAGGAAATGATCTTCAGGCTGATCAGCTAA
- a CDS encoding carboxylesterase family protein: protein MISIADVRYQVRLLSYGLCAWGMVWIMGCQKASVQPHSQPISESYIPETQPPVQTAVYQSINGNIGGFYLALPARYDSTHYLYPLLIFCHGIGELGDGSPQNLPIVLRNGPPKLISQKKFPPDFEVGGQHFAFIVLSPQFKQWPSPGDIQAIIRFAKSHYRIDTTRIYLTGLSMGGGITWDYASANTAYALQLAAILPVAGAAWPSQQKADTMAKAHLPVWALHNQNDPTVTSSYSIDFVNYLNNAHCTPAPRLTIFPVSGHDAWTKAYDPNYQENGLNVYQWMLQYHR from the coding sequence GTGATAAGCATTGCCGATGTTCGCTACCAGGTTCGCCTGCTCAGTTATGGATTGTGTGCCTGGGGGATGGTTTGGATAATGGGCTGTCAGAAAGCTTCTGTCCAACCCCATTCCCAACCTATATCCGAGTCGTACATTCCGGAAACGCAGCCTCCCGTGCAAACGGCTGTATATCAATCTATCAACGGCAATATCGGCGGATTTTATCTGGCTCTGCCAGCCCGTTATGATTCCACCCATTACTTGTATCCCTTGCTGATATTCTGCCATGGCATCGGAGAGCTGGGCGATGGCTCACCCCAAAACCTGCCGATTGTATTGCGCAATGGCCCTCCTAAGCTGATCAGCCAGAAAAAATTCCCGCCCGATTTTGAAGTTGGCGGGCAACATTTTGCTTTTATTGTTTTATCACCTCAATTCAAACAATGGCCTTCGCCAGGTGATATTCAGGCCATTATTCGTTTTGCGAAAAGCCATTACCGGATTGATACTACCCGGATATACCTGACAGGATTAAGCATGGGCGGCGGCATTACGTGGGACTACGCCTCAGCCAATACAGCCTATGCCCTGCAGCTGGCTGCCATTTTACCTGTTGCCGGAGCTGCCTGGCCCAGCCAGCAGAAAGCCGATACCATGGCCAAAGCACACCTGCCCGTATGGGCCCTGCATAATCAGAATGATCCCACCGTCACTTCTTCCTATTCTATTGACTTCGTTAACTACCTGAACAACGCCCATTGTACACCGGCACCTCGATTGACCATATTCCCCGTTTCAGGCCATGATGCCTGGACAAAAGCCTATGATCCGAATTATCAAGAAAACGGATTGAATGTGTACCAATGGATGCTCCAATACCATCGGTAA
- a CDS encoding bifunctional folylpolyglutamate synthase/dihydrofolate synthase produces the protein MQTYAEALDFLMEKLPMFSRIGEAAYKKDLTNIRKLCEALQHPEKRFPSIHIAGTNGKGSVSHMLAAIFQQAGYKTGLYTSPHLIDFRERIRINGAMIPEEEVLQFVRKTQSLTEAIGPSFFELTVAMAFEYFASQQVDIAIVETGLGGRLDSTNILMPELSIITNISFDHQHLLGNTLPAIAGEKAGIIKPSVPVVIGEYHPETFPVFTEKARACNSPLYLATELWQVKAGIAHHPWILKSLTDNREWYCHPDLTGIYQQKNIATVLTAMDVFLAHTAGHYRQITSGHILAALSQVKQLTGLRGRWDVVKTHPLVVVDVAHNEAGIAEVMQQTAMQHFQQLHIITGFVKDKDVAAALKQFPLHARYYFTQAQLPRALQANALAQLAQTYGLSGHVYATVGEACTAALQQAKPEDMVLVCGSVFIAGEALLAFQNLMQTV, from the coding sequence ATGCAAACCTATGCCGAGGCCCTGGATTTCCTGATGGAGAAATTGCCCATGTTTTCCCGCATCGGCGAAGCTGCTTACAAAAAAGACCTTACCAATATCCGTAAGCTTTGTGAAGCTTTGCAGCATCCGGAAAAACGATTTCCATCCATTCATATCGCCGGAACCAACGGCAAAGGTTCCGTGAGCCACATGCTGGCAGCCATTTTTCAGCAGGCCGGTTATAAAACCGGATTATACACTTCGCCTCATTTGATTGATTTCAGGGAACGTATCCGTATCAACGGAGCGATGATTCCCGAAGAAGAAGTTTTGCAGTTTGTCCGGAAAACCCAATCGCTTACGGAAGCCATTGGCCCCTCGTTTTTTGAACTTACGGTAGCCATGGCTTTCGAATATTTTGCCAGCCAACAGGTTGATATAGCCATCGTGGAGACCGGTCTCGGCGGGCGATTGGATAGCACCAATATTCTCATGCCCGAGCTAAGCATCATCACCAATATCAGTTTTGACCATCAGCATTTGCTGGGTAACACCCTTCCTGCCATAGCAGGCGAAAAAGCCGGCATTATCAAACCATCCGTTCCGGTGGTCATTGGCGAATATCATCCGGAAACTTTCCCTGTGTTTACTGAAAAAGCCCGTGCCTGCAACAGCCCTCTGTATCTGGCAACTGAACTCTGGCAGGTAAAGGCGGGGATTGCTCATCATCCCTGGATTCTGAAATCATTGACCGACAACCGCGAATGGTATTGCCACCCGGATTTAACCGGCATTTACCAACAAAAAAATATTGCTACCGTACTTACCGCCATGGATGTGTTCCTCGCACATACAGCCGGGCATTATCGGCAGATTACATCAGGGCATATACTTGCAGCTCTTTCGCAGGTAAAGCAGCTGACGGGATTAAGAGGGCGATGGGATGTGGTAAAAACACATCCGCTTGTGGTTGTGGATGTAGCCCATAATGAAGCAGGTATAGCTGAAGTAATGCAACAAACAGCCATGCAGCATTTCCAACAGCTGCATATCATCACCGGATTCGTAAAAGATAAAGATGTGGCTGCTGCATTAAAGCAATTTCCTTTGCACGCCCGTTACTACTTTACCCAGGCGCAGCTGCCCCGCGCGCTGCAAGCCAACGCCCTTGCCCAGCTTGCCCAAACCTATGGCCTCAGCGGACATGTATATGCTACCGTAGGTGAAGCCTGCACGGCAGCCCTGCAACAGGCAAAACCTGAAGATATGGTGTTGGTGTGCGGCAGTGTGTTTATTGCAGGCGAGGCTTTGCTGGCTTTTCAAAATCTGATGCAAACAGTCTGA
- a CDS encoding energy transducer TonB yields the protein MDRFEQHKNLKAFIGTLLIHAAVLVCCVLIGFSVPAPLPNQDLGMEVNLGNSQEGMGEEQPLHPNPPQANASPAAQAPSAPAAHASGAEPRDLLTSDEESAPAIPHTQTTKQSTFHPDLNEKSTRHQAKPQQMPVVAQQAPPRPKAVYSGGTTHNTSGGNQSDVANSATNEGLTGNPGDQGAINGNPNASNHSGLVSGLGGSGISYNLRGRSITQYPSREAQFNEPGKVRMQIAVDQQGNITSYRILSADNTTLALLAERKIRQIRFNPDPNAPVTQFGEITFVFKLQQ from the coding sequence GTGGATCGTTTTGAACAACATAAAAATCTCAAAGCATTCATTGGCACATTGCTTATTCATGCAGCCGTATTGGTTTGCTGCGTGCTGATAGGTTTTTCTGTTCCTGCACCGCTTCCCAATCAGGATTTGGGGATGGAAGTGAATCTGGGAAACAGCCAGGAAGGCATGGGCGAAGAGCAACCTTTGCATCCCAATCCTCCGCAGGCTAACGCCTCACCAGCAGCCCAGGCGCCTTCTGCACCAGCGGCACACGCTTCGGGTGCAGAGCCCCGCGACCTGCTCACCAGTGATGAGGAGTCAGCACCAGCCATTCCCCACACCCAAACTACCAAGCAATCAACTTTTCATCCTGATCTGAATGAGAAATCCACCCGTCACCAAGCCAAACCGCAGCAAATGCCCGTAGTTGCCCAACAAGCTCCACCTCGCCCCAAAGCTGTTTACAGCGGAGGTACTACGCACAACACATCGGGCGGTAACCAGTCTGATGTGGCCAACTCAGCTACCAACGAAGGACTCACCGGTAATCCCGGCGATCAGGGCGCTATCAATGGCAATCCCAATGCCAGCAACCATAGCGGACTGGTATCCGGACTGGGAGGAAGCGGCATCAGCTATAACTTGCGCGGGCGCAGCATTACCCAATATCCATCCCGCGAAGCCCAATTCAACGAGCCCGGAAAAGTACGTATGCAAATAGCCGTGGACCAGCAAGGCAACATTACCAGCTATCGCATTCTAAGTGCCGATAATACGACACTTGCGCTGCTGGCTGAACGTAAAATCAGGCAAATCCGTTTCAATCCCGACCCGAATGCCCCGGTTACACAATTCGGTGAAATCACATTTGTATTCAAACTTCAGCAATAA
- a CDS encoding radical SAM protein: MLHHSPYLLYADEQGNVFEDTSLYAVGRSGWEALPVPHDEWIELPDGGSLYHLPGRRAIGIDVHTGEMRLCMKGWAVAAFLPPAHTGFYLAAYETEPQAPLLPLFCYTAVGWWKNKFYVPAVRVEQDIRQECRGFDHRKVKAGVREKLKMYPHNRLVKHLAENCALTYFCPAARNYFLGRWECPIPVSPACNANCIGCISFQPEEVSIPSTQDRLTFKPTPEEIAEYTVAHLKEAPYPIVSFGQGCEGEPLLMWRTIRDAIRLIRSQTDRGCINLNTNGSKPEAVKALCEAGLDSIRVSMNSARKDIYHAYYRPRHYSFEDVVKSLITVKEAGGWASINYFVFPGMTDQPEEFEALCKLIETTGLDMIQWRNFNIDPDWYLKEIGVKDTTSAMGMKKLLQEVHNQFPHVKFGYYNPPMERIKGNFETDFAHA; encoded by the coding sequence ATGTTACACCACAGTCCTTACTTGCTATATGCTGATGAACAAGGGAATGTTTTTGAAGATACCAGTCTTTATGCGGTAGGACGCAGTGGCTGGGAGGCTTTACCTGTGCCGCATGATGAATGGATTGAACTGCCTGACGGAGGAAGTTTGTATCATCTCCCTGGCAGGCGGGCTATAGGAATAGATGTGCATACCGGTGAAATGCGCTTATGCATGAAAGGATGGGCTGTAGCTGCTTTTCTGCCTCCTGCCCATACAGGATTTTACCTGGCTGCATACGAAACCGAGCCCCAGGCGCCTCTTCTACCGCTGTTTTGCTATACAGCTGTTGGCTGGTGGAAAAACAAATTTTATGTACCCGCCGTGCGTGTCGAACAGGATATTCGCCAGGAATGCCGTGGTTTTGATCATCGCAAGGTAAAAGCCGGCGTACGCGAGAAATTGAAGATGTACCCCCATAACCGGCTGGTGAAGCATCTGGCCGAAAATTGTGCACTCACCTATTTCTGTCCGGCCGCCCGCAATTATTTTCTCGGACGCTGGGAGTGCCCCATACCCGTGTCGCCAGCCTGCAATGCCAATTGCATCGGTTGTATTTCATTTCAACCCGAAGAAGTATCCATTCCTTCCACGCAAGACCGCCTGACCTTTAAACCCACACCCGAAGAAATAGCAGAGTACACCGTTGCACACCTGAAAGAAGCGCCCTATCCCATTGTCAGCTTCGGGCAGGGCTGTGAGGGCGAGCCTTTACTGATGTGGCGCACCATCCGCGACGCCATCCGGCTTATCCGAAGCCAAACCGATCGGGGCTGCATCAACCTGAATACCAACGGCAGCAAGCCTGAAGCCGTGAAAGCCCTCTGCGAGGCTGGCCTAGACAGTATTCGTGTGAGCATGAACTCAGCCCGGAAAGATATTTATCATGCTTATTACCGGCCCCGGCATTATTCATTTGAGGATGTGGTCAAAAGCCTGATTACCGTGAAAGAAGCCGGTGGCTGGGCTTCCATCAACTATTTCGTTTTCCCTGGCATGACCGATCAGCCCGAAGAATTTGAAGCGCTGTGCAAGCTCATTGAAACAACAGGATTGGATATGATTCAATGGCGCAATTTTAATATAGATCCGGACTGGTATCTGAAAGAAATTGGTGTCAAGGACACCACCTCGGCTATGGGCATGAAAAAGCTGCTGCAGGAAGTGCATAACCAATTTCCGCATGTGAAATTTGGATATTACAATCCACCAATGGAACGCATCAAAGGAAATTTTGAAACAGATTTTGCTCATGCATGA
- a CDS encoding HlyD family secretion protein has product MLRLRIHPPWLPRLINRILMHHLIWGCYFFFDVLAFLLFKPLHLSGWIALALPLMILHFHTASRIYKQGRNKQLFPFARYKFTGILSALALIVLFFVWKFYTPYPLIGWIHLFSAIIAMANGWLEWKALHQDELIFTDEIIQIPDQWRWLRIPWEKIASVVVKDDVLTLQLTDDRWWQWEIGHGQDAAIAELMQVLRAHFPKTPDNLASFSKS; this is encoded by the coding sequence ATGTTGCGGCTGCGTATCCATCCACCCTGGCTGCCACGGCTGATCAACCGCATCCTCATGCATCATTTGATCTGGGGATGTTATTTTTTCTTTGATGTGCTAGCATTTTTGTTATTCAAACCTCTGCATCTTTCGGGTTGGATTGCACTTGCCTTACCCTTGATGATTCTGCATTTTCACACAGCCAGTCGTATTTACAAACAAGGGAGAAACAAACAATTATTTCCTTTTGCCAGGTATAAATTCACGGGTATTTTATCAGCGCTTGCATTGATCGTTTTATTTTTTGTATGGAAATTTTACACACCTTATCCGTTGATAGGCTGGATTCATTTGTTTTCAGCCATTATTGCAATGGCAAACGGCTGGCTGGAATGGAAGGCTCTTCATCAGGATGAACTGATATTTACCGATGAAATAATCCAAATTCCCGATCAATGGAGATGGCTCAGAATTCCATGGGAAAAAATTGCATCCGTCGTTGTAAAAGATGATGTCCTAACCCTGCAGCTGACCGATGACAGGTGGTGGCAATGGGAAATAGGGCATGGCCAGGATGCGGCCATAGCAGAACTGATGCAGGTGTTGCGTGCACATTTTCCCAAAACTCCAGATAATTTGGCTTCATTTTCAAAATCATAA
- a CDS encoding arginase family protein, producing the protein MTDATAPPQASFSKDNIFGLPFDENSAQLIILPVPWEVTLPHHPGTARSPEHILKASKRVHVNLIDEYEGWKRGIAMQAIDKHLLMRSDYLRKEAELYLNFLMDGGNLAENSFMQKTLQDVNKGCEEMNAWVYDQTQTLLQKGKNVVLLGGDHSTSWGYIKALSEQQGPFGILQIDAHCDLRETYVGFTHSHGSVMRKVLDHVPEVIHLVQVGARDFIEEEWLFLCEQPHRISTFFNKQLMEMQYRGQTWESICEQIIAPLPEKVYLSFDIDGLDPSVCPHTARPVPGGLQAEQVFFLLKKLIQSGRKLIGFDLTEIGYGQEEWDARAGAHILFRLCNLLLSNLYPST; encoded by the coding sequence ATGACAGATGCAACTGCTCCACCCCAGGCTTCATTTAGCAAGGACAATATTTTTGGACTACCTTTCGACGAAAACTCAGCCCAGCTGATTATTTTACCCGTACCCTGGGAAGTAACGCTGCCACATCATCCGGGTACAGCGCGCAGCCCTGAACACATCCTGAAAGCCAGCAAACGCGTGCACGTAAACCTGATTGATGAATATGAAGGCTGGAAACGCGGCATTGCCATGCAGGCCATAGATAAACATCTGTTGATGCGCAGCGATTACCTCCGCAAGGAGGCTGAGCTCTATCTGAACTTTCTCATGGATGGCGGCAACCTGGCAGAAAACAGCTTTATGCAGAAAACTCTGCAGGATGTGAACAAAGGTTGTGAAGAAATGAATGCCTGGGTTTACGACCAAACCCAAACCCTTCTGCAAAAAGGCAAAAACGTGGTATTGCTGGGCGGTGACCACAGCACATCCTGGGGATACATCAAGGCTTTGAGTGAACAACAAGGACCATTCGGTATTTTGCAGATAGATGCCCATTGTGACCTGCGGGAAACTTACGTAGGCTTTACGCATTCGCACGGAAGCGTGATGCGGAAAGTACTTGACCATGTCCCGGAAGTGATACACCTGGTGCAGGTGGGGGCACGCGATTTTATCGAAGAAGAATGGCTGTTTCTGTGTGAACAACCGCATCGTATCTCCACTTTCTTTAACAAACAGCTGATGGAAATGCAATACCGGGGTCAAACCTGGGAAAGCATTTGCGAACAGATCATTGCGCCTTTGCCCGAAAAAGTGTATCTCAGCTTCGATATTGACGGGCTCGATCCCAGTGTCTGTCCGCACACGGCACGACCGGTGCCAGGCGGACTTCAGGCCGAACAGGTATTTTTCCTCCTGAAAAAACTGATCCAATCGGGTCGTAAGCTGATTGGTTTCGACCTGACTGAAATCGGCTACGGACAGGAAGAATGGGATGCCCGTGCCGGCGCCCATATCTTGTTCCGTTTATGTAATTTACTTCTATCCAATCTTTATCCGTCGACATAA
- a CDS encoding ROK family protein, with translation MRSGIEKQVIQYLYTDRELSCAALSERIEKSVPMVMHALNQLMKRGWVRSAGYAPSTGGRKPLLYSLVPEAQYIVAVAMDQLFTRIQVLDWLHQPITQLETIALPLHDNEQATDTLIMAIQKHLQSSAVDESKILGIGIGMPGFVHIQQGVNYTFLPAPHGQSLREYLEKELHLPVMIDNDSSLIALAELRFGMAKNRKHVMVINVGWGTGLGMIVNGTLFRGHTGYAGEFSHIPISENKILCECGKRGCLETETSLLLLAEKAKEEISQGKVSQLSTLFRANMHAVDAVLEAANNGDEYAIELLSDVGYKLGKGIAILIHIMNPELVVLSGRGAKAGKILLAPIQHALNKYCIPRLLENTEIAVSKLGFEASLIGAANLVVENLFEWI, from the coding sequence GTGCGTAGCGGAATAGAAAAGCAAGTGATCCAATATTTATATACGGATCGGGAGCTATCGTGTGCGGCATTAAGTGAACGTATTGAGAAAAGTGTACCCATGGTCATGCATGCATTGAATCAGCTGATGAAGCGAGGCTGGGTTCGCAGTGCAGGATATGCACCGTCAACTGGCGGACGAAAGCCTTTACTGTACAGCCTGGTTCCGGAAGCCCAATACATTGTGGCTGTGGCTATGGATCAATTGTTTACAAGGATTCAAGTGTTGGATTGGCTGCATCAGCCCATCACTCAGCTCGAAACCATTGCTTTACCCCTCCACGACAATGAACAGGCTACCGATACCTTGATCATGGCTATTCAAAAGCATTTGCAGTCTTCGGCCGTTGATGAAAGCAAAATCCTGGGTATTGGCATTGGCATGCCCGGATTTGTGCATATTCAGCAAGGAGTGAATTATACTTTTCTGCCAGCCCCGCATGGACAAAGCCTGAGGGAATATCTGGAAAAAGAATTGCATCTGCCGGTGATGATAGATAATGATTCCAGCCTGATTGCCCTTGCCGAATTACGATTTGGCATGGCTAAAAATCGCAAACATGTAATGGTGATTAATGTTGGTTGGGGAACGGGGCTTGGCATGATCGTGAATGGGACCTTGTTTCGCGGACATACGGGATATGCAGGTGAATTCAGCCATATACCCATATCGGAAAATAAAATATTGTGCGAATGTGGCAAACGGGGTTGCCTCGAAACGGAGACTTCTTTGCTGTTGCTGGCTGAAAAGGCCAAGGAAGAAATCAGCCAGGGGAAAGTTTCTCAGCTTTCCACCTTGTTCAGAGCCAATATGCACGCCGTTGATGCCGTACTGGAAGCTGCAAACAACGGAGATGAATATGCGATAGAATTACTGTCGGATGTTGGCTATAAGTTGGGCAAGGGTATAGCTATTCTTATTCACATTATGAATCCGGAATTGGTAGTTCTCAGCGGGCGGGGAGCCAAGGCAGGTAAAATTTTGTTGGCACCCATTCAGCATGCATTGAATAAATATTGCATTCCCCGATTGCTGGAAAATACGGAGATCGCCGTTTCAAAACTGGGGTTTGAAGCCTCTTTGATTGGGGCGGCCAACCTGGTAGTAGAAAATCTCTTTGAATGGATCTGA